A part of Paenibacillus sp. 481 genomic DNA contains:
- the amyS gene encoding alpha-amylase — protein sequence MVKRVLVTCLALGMMLPFYGQKAEAATTDNGTMMQYFEWYLPSDGTHWKRLQNDAANLATKGISAVWIPPAFKGTSQQDVGYGAYDLYDLGEFNQKGTVRTKYGTKAELKEAITALHGQNIDVYGDVVMNHKGGADYTEAVTAVEVDPNNRNRETSGDYEIDAWTGFDFIGRGNTYSDFKWKWYHFNGTDWDDRKDLSRIYKFRGIGKAWDWEVSSEKGNYDYLMFADIDFEHPDVANEMKKWGTWYANELNLDGFRLDAVKHIKHEYLRDWVNHVRQQTGKEMFTVAEYWQNDVNALNNYLAKTNYNQSVFDAPLHYNFHYASTGHGNYDMRNILNGTVVANHPTLAVTLVENHDSQPGQALESVVSPWFKPLAYAFILTREQGYPSVFYGDYYGTNGSSSYEIPAMKDKLDPILKARKDYAYGKQHDYLDHQDVIGWTREGVSTRAKSGLATLITDGPGGSKWMNVGKQHAGEVWHDLTGNQTNTVTINADGWGEFHVNGGSVSVYVEQ from the coding sequence ATAGTTAAACGAGTACTTGTAACCTGTTTAGCGCTTGGAATGATGCTTCCTTTTTACGGACAGAAGGCAGAAGCAGCTACGACAGACAATGGGACGATGATGCAGTATTTTGAATGGTACCTTCCTAGTGATGGAACTCATTGGAAGCGCTTGCAAAACGATGCTGCAAATTTGGCGACTAAAGGGATTTCAGCGGTGTGGATTCCACCGGCATTCAAAGGGACGTCACAGCAAGATGTCGGATATGGGGCCTATGATTTGTATGACTTAGGGGAATTCAATCAGAAAGGCACAGTGCGCACTAAGTATGGCACAAAAGCAGAGCTGAAAGAAGCGATTACGGCTTTACATGGCCAAAATATCGATGTGTACGGCGACGTTGTCATGAACCATAAAGGCGGAGCCGATTATACCGAGGCTGTGACAGCTGTTGAAGTCGACCCGAACAATCGGAACCGCGAAACTTCTGGTGACTATGAGATCGATGCGTGGACAGGCTTTGATTTTATTGGGCGAGGAAATACATATTCCGATTTCAAGTGGAAGTGGTACCATTTTAACGGTACTGATTGGGATGATAGAAAAGATTTGAGCCGTATTTATAAGTTCAGAGGTATCGGCAAGGCATGGGACTGGGAAGTCTCAAGCGAAAAAGGAAACTATGACTACCTCATGTTTGCGGATATTGATTTTGAGCATCCTGATGTGGCTAATGAGATGAAAAAGTGGGGCACATGGTATGCGAATGAGCTGAATCTAGATGGTTTTCGTTTAGATGCGGTTAAACATATTAAGCACGAGTATCTTCGTGATTGGGTGAACCATGTTAGGCAGCAAACTGGAAAAGAGATGTTTACGGTAGCGGAATACTGGCAGAACGATGTAAATGCGTTGAACAATTATTTGGCGAAAACAAACTATAATCAATCGGTGTTTGATGCGCCGCTGCATTATAATTTCCATTATGCTTCGACGGGACATGGCAATTATGATATGAGAAATATATTGAATGGAACTGTGGTGGCGAATCATCCCACACTCGCAGTTACACTTGTTGAAAACCATGATTCTCAGCCTGGACAGGCGTTGGAATCGGTTGTGAGCCCTTGGTTTAAGCCTTTGGCGTATGCGTTTATTTTGACACGTGAGCAAGGATATCCATCGGTGTTCTATGGCGACTACTACGGAACCAACGGTAGCAGCAGCTATGAGATTCCAGCTATGAAAGATAAGCTCGATCCGATCCTGAAAGCCCGCAAGGACTATGCATACGGCAAGCAGCATGATTATTTGGATCATCAGGACGTTATTGGTTGGACACGAGAAGGTGTTAGCACCCGTGCGAAGTCAGGCTTGGCAACCTTAATTACAGACGGACCTGGTGGTTCCAAGTGGATGAATGTTGGTAAGCAGCATGCAGGGGAAGTGTGGCATGATCTGACCGGTAATCAAACGAACACGGTCACGATTAATGCAGATGGATGGGGCGAGTTCCATGTAAATGGCGGCTCCGTCTCGGTATATGTGGAGCAGTAA
- a CDS encoding Cof-type HAD-IIB family hydrolase codes for MTYKMIVLDLDDTLLRDDGTISPGNKQALMAAQEAGVKVVLASGRPTYAMIALADELHLERYGSYILSFNGAKIINWKTQEESFSSTLTPQMAHDLYEMSVEEGVSALTYVGDHIVTAAPNEYTAIESEITGMKVVEASSFVEAVQVPVVKVLMVAEPEKLVRVEEKLKAKLAGKLNVMRSKPFFLEFTEDGVNKGTSLNQLIQQLGIERSEVIAMGDGYNDVAMLEFAGLGVAMGNAPDEIKQLADYVTDTNMNDGVAKAVEKFVLKDLVPTT; via the coding sequence ATGACCTATAAAATGATTGTGTTGGATTTAGACGATACATTGCTGCGCGATGACGGGACGATCTCTCCCGGCAACAAGCAAGCGCTAATGGCTGCACAAGAAGCGGGCGTAAAGGTGGTACTAGCATCAGGACGGCCTACTTATGCGATGATAGCGCTGGCGGATGAGCTGCATCTAGAACGTTATGGCAGCTACATTCTGTCTTTCAACGGAGCAAAGATTATTAATTGGAAGACGCAAGAGGAGTCATTCAGCAGTACACTGACGCCGCAGATGGCGCATGATCTGTATGAAATGAGCGTGGAAGAAGGCGTGTCTGCCCTGACGTATGTAGGCGATCATATTGTGACGGCAGCGCCGAATGAATATACGGCGATTGAATCCGAAATTACAGGAATGAAAGTGGTAGAGGCGTCTAGTTTCGTAGAGGCGGTTCAAGTGCCAGTCGTTAAGGTGTTAATGGTAGCTGAACCGGAGAAGCTTGTCCGTGTCGAGGAGAAGTTAAAAGCGAAGCTGGCAGGGAAGCTGAACGTGATGCGTTCCAAGCCTTTCTTCTTGGAGTTTACGGAAGATGGCGTGAACAAAGGGACAAGCTTGAATCAGCTGATTCAGCAGCTCGGGATTGAGCGCTCGGAAGTTATCGCGATGGGCGATGGCTATAATGATGTGGCTATGCTTGAATTTGCAGGCCTTGGGGTTGCCATGGGCAATGCACCAGACGAAATTAAGCAACTGGCCGACTACGTTACGGATACGAACATGAACGATGGCGTGGCCAAGGCGGTTGAAAAGTTCGTACTAAAGGATTTGGTTCCGACTACGTAA
- a CDS encoding YdeI/OmpD-associated family protein, whose amino-acid sequence MSKSIVEKLNLQKYKQVAILNQPDGNDYFAELTDYDTALKERAYDLIFAFVLDMESLKELVNRVIEQQHLDKNGYLFTAYPKKGNKVYATYIHRDELMEGLGSDEQGFIGTSHIKFARMVGLDEVFTVVGFKEDSKGKGKTSAAASQCVDDYILLIPSVETDLEDSPELLAMYQSLTPGYRKDWARYVYSAKQEATRGKRREEMKMILQAGYKSRELYRKDHS is encoded by the coding sequence TTGTCTAAATCAATCGTAGAGAAACTGAACTTACAAAAGTACAAGCAAGTAGCTATATTGAATCAACCTGATGGAAATGATTATTTTGCAGAGCTGACAGACTATGATACGGCGCTCAAGGAGCGGGCGTATGATCTTATATTTGCTTTTGTGTTAGATATGGAGTCATTAAAGGAACTCGTGAATCGTGTGATTGAGCAGCAGCATCTCGATAAAAATGGGTACCTTTTTACGGCGTATCCTAAGAAGGGCAACAAAGTATACGCCACATATATTCATCGTGATGAATTGATGGAGGGGCTAGGTAGCGATGAACAGGGGTTTATTGGGACTAGCCACATTAAATTTGCGCGTATGGTCGGTTTGGATGAGGTCTTCACCGTAGTAGGCTTCAAAGAGGACTCCAAGGGAAAAGGCAAGACTTCTGCAGCCGCAAGCCAATGTGTAGATGATTATATTTTGCTGATTCCAAGTGTGGAGACGGACTTGGAAGATTCCCCTGAACTGCTTGCCATGTACCAATCGCTTACCCCCGGGTATCGTAAAGATTGGGCGCGTTATGTGTATAGTGCGAAGCAGGAAGCAACTAGAGGGAAGCGCCGTGAAGAGATGAAGATGATTCTTCAGGCAGGCTATAAGAGCCGAGAATTGTATCGCAAAGACCATTCTTAG
- a CDS encoding RNA polymerase alpha subunit C-terminal domain-containing protein → MATSKKSLRTCNNGHQYYKSSDCPSCPVCEQERKPEGGFLALLSAPARRALEHNGITSLQQLSTYREKEILQFHGMGPASLPKLRAALSETGLSFKN, encoded by the coding sequence TTGGCAACTTCAAAAAAAAGTTTAAGAACGTGCAATAACGGACACCAATATTATAAAAGTAGCGATTGTCCTTCTTGTCCCGTCTGTGAGCAAGAACGCAAACCCGAAGGCGGATTCCTAGCGCTTCTTTCGGCACCAGCCAGACGAGCGTTAGAACACAATGGAATAACCTCTTTACAACAGCTCTCAACATATCGTGAAAAAGAGATCTTACAGTTCCACGGCATGGGGCCAGCATCTTTACCTAAGCTTAGGGCTGCTTTGAGCGAAACGGGGTTATCGTTCAAAAATTAA
- a CDS encoding phosphotransferase enzyme family protein, with product MLEFLRFDTDENRRSLLARARKVVLLALQQYELEWDRIQFIQLSDTVTYKIEGSTGESYLLRIHSDRLSKEEIRSELIFLQALNKSADLTGPEGVASCDGSYVLEIPTEKGYRRPYVTMMRWVEGEHASGDLTDSHVYKMGAMIGRLHEASISFVPTADFVRPVWGADHFERKMMKLESYYGSFLSAEGWACYQAAAEKVVSALAAMQRNGGNYGFIHGDLHSGNMVFKDDSPYPIDFGMCGYGYYLNDIAAAMLELRPPQRQLFIQGYESVRRLEPDYVRHLECFFIMVMIENYGHHCSDPRETSGLIAEQPYAQAYIRTFLSDTRFLFEVIEPVDIV from the coding sequence ATGCTGGAATTTTTACGATTTGATACAGACGAAAATAGACGTTCTCTGCTAGCCCGAGCGCGTAAAGTCGTGTTGTTAGCGCTACAGCAATACGAATTGGAATGGGATCGCATTCAATTCATCCAATTATCCGATACCGTCACCTATAAAATCGAGGGCTCTACCGGGGAAAGTTACTTATTACGTATTCATTCCGACCGATTAAGTAAGGAAGAGATTCGTTCAGAACTTATTTTTCTCCAAGCGTTAAATAAGTCGGCTGATCTAACCGGGCCCGAAGGTGTAGCAAGCTGTGATGGCTCATACGTATTGGAGATCCCGACCGAAAAGGGATATCGTCGCCCCTATGTCACGATGATGCGGTGGGTAGAGGGAGAGCATGCAAGTGGGGATTTAACGGATAGCCATGTCTATAAAATGGGCGCAATGATAGGCAGGCTTCATGAGGCGTCTATAAGCTTTGTTCCCACTGCCGATTTTGTGAGGCCTGTATGGGGAGCAGACCATTTTGAACGTAAAATGATGAAGTTGGAATCGTATTACGGCTCTTTTCTGTCGGCTGAGGGGTGGGCGTGTTACCAAGCAGCCGCTGAAAAAGTGGTGTCCGCGCTTGCCGCTATGCAGCGGAATGGCGGTAACTACGGATTTATTCACGGGGATTTGCATTCCGGAAATATGGTGTTTAAAGATGACAGCCCTTATCCGATTGATTTTGGGATGTGCGGTTACGGCTATTATTTGAACGATATAGCGGCCGCCATGTTAGAACTCCGGCCACCTCAACGACAGTTATTTATTCAAGGTTACGAGAGTGTGCGAAGGCTGGAACCGGACTATGTGCGGCATCTGGAATGTTTCTTTATCATGGTTATGATCGAGAATTATGGTCATCATTGCTCTGATCCTAGGGAAACATCTGGTTTAATTGCCGAGCAGCCTTACGCCCAAGCGTATATAAGAACATTTTTAAGTGACACCCGCTTTTTATTCGAAGTCATCGAACCTGTGGACATCGTTTGA
- a CDS encoding GNAT family N-acetyltransferase, which produces MNNELLQIELVNHIDDYIEDLADLLIQVVKDGASIGFLPPLSPREARDYWANLLNPDIKLWIAVLHGRVVGTVQLHLCNKPNGNHRAEIAKLMTRPQDRRTGVGRALMRTAEVAARSEDRTLLVLDTREGDPSNLLYRSIGYEQAGTIPSFARSANGNLDATVLYYKLLETNA; this is translated from the coding sequence ATGAATAATGAGTTGTTACAAATCGAACTGGTGAACCATATTGACGATTATATCGAGGATCTTGCAGACCTTCTCATACAAGTAGTAAAAGACGGCGCTTCAATCGGTTTCTTACCGCCGCTCTCGCCCCGTGAAGCTCGGGATTATTGGGCTAACCTCTTGAATCCGGACATAAAGTTATGGATTGCAGTGCTGCATGGACGTGTAGTAGGTACTGTGCAACTCCATCTCTGCAATAAGCCAAACGGGAACCATCGCGCGGAAATTGCGAAGTTGATGACACGGCCACAAGACAGGAGAACGGGGGTTGGTCGTGCCCTTATGCGTACGGCAGAAGTAGCAGCGCGGAGTGAAGACCGCACGCTGCTCGTACTCGATACGCGGGAAGGAGATCCCTCAAACTTGTTGTATCGTTCTATCGGATATGAACAGGCGGGAACAATCCCTTCATTCGCGAGATCGGCAAACGGAAATCTCGATGCGACGGTTCTTTATTACAAACTACTTGAAACGAATGCCTGA
- a CDS encoding LysR family transcriptional regulator codes for MDQSHLEAFIAVCQTLNFTTAAKHLHISQSAVTARIRALEQVVGKRLFDRDNRTVKLTRSGIAFLPYAERMLQLIQESKLSLSEQYREHIVVSGPGSVWQYRYLNRILDFRDRHPHVAVKFLSYIDPSYMIRDLLLDGTVNLAIKLDPPDHQGISKRLLFEDEIILVGGDGAAELCAPNFSAPTYCHIDWGKPFTEWFTNLVEPGFIPALQTDHSSSMLAMLLSNSVFGFLPKSMADPYLQSNRLYQIPLPVELPLIKGYACYLTEKREQPHIQLALELLGVDAT; via the coding sequence ATGGATCAGTCTCATTTGGAGGCGTTTATTGCGGTGTGCCAAACGCTCAACTTCACCACCGCTGCGAAACATCTGCACATCTCTCAATCTGCTGTGACGGCGAGAATTCGGGCGTTGGAACAAGTCGTTGGCAAGCGATTGTTTGATCGCGACAATCGAACCGTCAAGCTGACGCGATCGGGCATCGCTTTTCTGCCCTACGCTGAACGTATGCTTCAGCTCATCCAGGAGAGCAAATTGTCACTATCCGAACAATATCGGGAACATATTGTGGTGAGCGGTCCTGGCTCCGTATGGCAGTACCGATACTTGAATCGGATTCTCGACTTCAGAGACAGGCATCCGCATGTCGCCGTCAAATTTTTGAGCTATATCGACCCGAGTTATATGATTCGTGATTTGCTGCTCGATGGGACGGTCAACCTTGCGATCAAGCTGGACCCGCCCGACCATCAAGGTATTTCGAAACGGTTGCTGTTCGAAGACGAAATCATTCTTGTAGGTGGGGATGGGGCGGCCGAGCTCTGCGCACCCAATTTTTCCGCACCGACTTATTGCCACATCGATTGGGGCAAACCTTTCACGGAATGGTTCACCAACCTTGTTGAGCCGGGCTTTATTCCAGCTCTGCAAACCGATCATTCGTCCAGTATGCTCGCGATGCTGTTGAGCAATTCGGTGTTCGGCTTTTTGCCCAAATCGATGGCTGATCCGTACCTTCAGTCAAACAGGCTGTATCAAATCCCGCTGCCTGTTGAGTTACCCCTTATCAAGGGCTACGCTTGTTATTTGACTGAGAAGCGCGAGCAACCCCACATCCAGCTGGCGTTGGAACTGCTCGGGGTCGATGCAACTTGA
- a CDS encoding CD3324 family protein has product MKYVNADSVFPKPLLKEIQKYIHGGMVYIPTLEGSRKKWGENSGSRTYLNRRNDEIRQQFTGGATIDQLADQFCLSYDSIKKIVYAVDRK; this is encoded by the coding sequence ATGAAATATGTAAACGCAGATAGCGTATTTCCTAAGCCCTTACTGAAGGAAATTCAAAAATATATTCACGGCGGAATGGTATACATCCCCACCCTAGAAGGATCTCGTAAGAAGTGGGGCGAAAATTCAGGCAGCCGCACGTACTTAAACCGTAGAAATGATGAGATCCGGCAACAATTTACGGGTGGTGCAACGATTGATCAACTGGCTGATCAATTCTGTCTTTCCTACGATAGCATTAAAAAGATCGTTTATGCTGTCGACAGAAAATAA
- a CDS encoding zf-HC2 domain-containing protein, with protein sequence MSNTSKMSKLSCDIITDLLPLYNDNVCSLATKEVVEEHITNCDNCKMVREQMEMSIPFSLTSESMEQNKTDGMELKRIAAFWNRSKFIAFAKGLIVATTICAAIYLGFVGLFQWNITKVPTDVVKITDISQMKNGSVAFHATLTDGYDLNQIAFTLDSGGNYYVTPLRPIIKSKEFAHIGLGNMYHTVDVKRLNNEQKEKRDRIQIEAVYWGSPEDRILVWKKGVVLPPANDALEAQYNFEQ encoded by the coding sequence ATGAGTAATACGAGTAAAATGAGTAAACTTTCATGCGACATTATTACAGATTTGCTGCCGCTCTACAATGACAATGTATGCAGCTTGGCTACGAAAGAGGTAGTCGAGGAGCATATTACAAACTGCGATAACTGTAAAATGGTACGGGAGCAGATGGAAATGAGTATTCCCTTTAGCTTAACTTCGGAAAGCATGGAGCAAAATAAGACAGACGGTATGGAGCTGAAGCGTATCGCAGCCTTTTGGAATCGCTCCAAATTCATTGCCTTTGCCAAAGGGTTGATTGTAGCTACTACTATCTGTGCTGCGATATATTTAGGCTTTGTCGGTTTGTTCCAATGGAATATTACAAAAGTCCCTACAGACGTAGTCAAAATAACAGACATTTCCCAAATGAAAAATGGAAGTGTTGCCTTTCATGCTACATTGACGGATGGATATGATTTAAACCAAATTGCATTTACGCTTGATAGCGGTGGAAACTATTACGTGACACCATTACGTCCGATTATAAAATCCAAGGAATTTGCTCATATCGGACTTGGCAATATGTATCACACGGTCGATGTCAAACGACTGAATAACGAGCAAAAAGAAAAACGTGATCGCATCCAAATTGAAGCTGTATATTGGGGATCACCAGAAGATCGCATTCTCGTTTGGAAAAAAGGTGTTGTGCTGCCTCCGGCAAACGATGCACTTGAAGCGCAGTATAATTTTGAGCAATAG
- a CDS encoding RNA polymerase sigma factor, with amino-acid sequence MTDVTDIKQVYDQHFQDVYTFVFSLSRNAAIAEEITQETFFKALKTVDTFNGTCKMKVWLFQIAKNTYFTYLNKQKRFEPHTLDDLFSQDDIEQHVINKAEALRIHQILHRLDEPYKEVFTLRVFGELPFNHISQIFGKTESWARVTFHRAKQKIAHQVMEE; translated from the coding sequence GTGACCGACGTAACCGATATCAAGCAAGTTTATGATCAACACTTTCAGGACGTTTATACCTTTGTATTTTCACTGTCCCGCAATGCGGCCATCGCTGAAGAAATCACCCAAGAAACTTTTTTTAAAGCTTTGAAAACAGTAGATACGTTCAACGGAACTTGCAAAATGAAAGTCTGGCTTTTTCAAATCGCTAAAAATACATATTTCACATATTTGAATAAACAAAAACGATTCGAACCACATACCCTTGATGATCTATTCAGTCAGGATGATATTGAACAGCATGTTATCAACAAAGCCGAAGCTTTACGTATTCATCAAATCTTGCATCGCTTGGACGAGCCGTACAAGGAAGTGTTTACGCTAAGAGTGTTTGGTGAATTGCCTTTTAACCATATCAGTCAAATCTTTGGGAAAACAGAAAGCTGGGCTAGAGTCACATTTCATCGAGCTAAGCAAAAAATAGCTCATCAAGTTATGGAGGAATAA
- a CDS encoding nucleotide excision repair endonuclease has translation MILITVPTPDVTITKQDNPQMSHIYGFTDFHLITREKGGIFMFYNAKDELLFVGKARKLRPRIKKHFEDSVSVMKKYRDEVTKIEICEIDSAVDREIYETYIINKFQAKYNIEKVFYK, from the coding sequence GTGATACTCATTACAGTTCCAACGCCCGATGTCACGATTACGAAGCAAGATAATCCTCAAATGAGCCATATTTACGGATTTACAGATTTCCATCTGATTACCCGTGAAAAAGGCGGGATTTTTATGTTCTACAACGCCAAGGATGAGTTGTTGTTCGTTGGTAAAGCAAGAAAGCTAAGACCGAGAATTAAGAAACACTTTGAAGACTCGGTATCCGTTATGAAAAAATATCGCGACGAAGTTACTAAAATTGAGATTTGTGAGATCGACAGCGCGGTAGATAGAGAAATTTACGAGACGTACATCATTAATAAGTTCCAAGCGAAATACAACATAGAGAAAGTATTCTATAAGTAA
- a CDS encoding ArsR/SmtB family transcription factor, which produces MNTPNCTDMTMEMLGKLSPYFHALGDPVRQQIISLLINQEKLNVTQIAEHIPMSRPTVSHHLKILKQAGLLQVEKKGTEVYYHLEFHEAIGLLKQFVLFVEEECM; this is translated from the coding sequence ATGAATACACCAAACTGCACGGACATGACGATGGAGATGCTTGGGAAGCTGAGTCCTTACTTTCACGCACTGGGCGATCCTGTGCGCCAGCAGATTATATCGCTGTTGATCAATCAAGAGAAGTTGAACGTGACGCAAATTGCGGAGCATATTCCGATGTCACGTCCTACCGTGTCACATCATCTCAAAATATTAAAGCAAGCAGGCTTACTTCAGGTGGAGAAAAAAGGTACGGAAGTCTACTACCATCTTGAATTCCATGAAGCGATTGGTCTGTTAAAGCAGTTTGTCCTCTTCGTGGAAGAGGAGTGCATGTAA
- a CDS encoding saccharopine dehydrogenase gives MEKKSVLIVGGYGVVGSQIAQILHKRHPELEIWLGGRRTNAALPFESPRVRIVRVDNSAANPLEAIAHDPTLIINVVNDLEDRLLLAAINRKIPLVDVTRWTERFQQSIDRLSHISLQSSVVLASGWMGGTAALLAKVSSDSLRDIAVNIHALYSLKDKAGPDSTAYMDRMSIPFSITDKQVKRSVYPMTDPVKVRFPNNYETNCYRLDTPDHVTLPTAIQATTANFRIAFDSKASTFGLVLLARTGIWKMMSRSMRQGVLYNPGSGSPHHLVIHVQGKNSYGRLEERTMSVTDPLGQTHLTALGAVIQAENLLRPSSGYVSKPQIYFPEHLVDSGLSSAEVFEFYGENGVVIGSDFKQ, from the coding sequence ATGGAAAAAAAGTCGGTGTTAATCGTAGGTGGATATGGTGTGGTAGGTAGTCAAATTGCTCAGATTCTACATAAGCGGCATCCCGAACTGGAAATATGGCTCGGAGGGAGAAGGACAAACGCTGCCTTGCCTTTTGAGTCACCTAGAGTCCGCATCGTTCGCGTAGATAACTCGGCTGCAAATCCTTTGGAAGCTATTGCCCATGATCCCACACTGATCATAAATGTGGTCAATGATCTCGAGGATCGGCTACTCCTAGCCGCTATTAACAGAAAAATTCCGCTCGTGGATGTTACCCGGTGGACGGAGCGCTTCCAACAATCAATCGACCGTTTGAGTCACATAAGCCTGCAATCATCTGTAGTCTTGGCTTCGGGGTGGATGGGGGGAACGGCGGCGTTGTTGGCTAAAGTGAGTTCCGATTCTCTGCGGGATATCGCGGTCAATATCCATGCGCTATACTCGCTTAAAGATAAGGCTGGGCCTGATTCAACGGCATACATGGATCGAATGTCGATCCCATTTAGCATTACGGACAAGCAGGTTAAGCGCTCTGTCTATCCGATGACAGACCCAGTCAAAGTCCGGTTTCCGAACAATTATGAAACGAATTGCTACCGCTTGGATACACCTGATCATGTGACGTTACCCACAGCTATTCAAGCTACTACAGCGAATTTCCGCATTGCATTCGACAGTAAAGCATCGACCTTCGGGCTTGTCTTACTAGCAAGAACGGGGATTTGGAAAATGATGAGCCGTAGTATGCGGCAAGGTGTTTTGTATAATCCGGGTAGCGGAAGCCCGCATCATTTAGTTATTCACGTGCAAGGTAAAAATAGTTACGGGAGGCTAGAAGAACGAACGATGTCCGTAACCGATCCGTTAGGGCAAACACATCTTACGGCTTTGGGGGCTGTTATTCAAGCAGAGAATTTGCTTCGTCCATCATCAGGATATGTGTCCAAGCCCCAAATCTATTTCCCTGAACACCTAGTGGACTCAGGATTAAGTTCGGCGGAAGTGTTCGAATTCTATGGCGAGAATGGGGTTGTGATTGGCTCCGATTTTAAGCAATAG
- the sigJ gene encoding RNA polymerase sigma factor SigJ, whose product MEVLYEKYYGLLFHLAYQMTGSAADAEDIVQDVFVRVHGLSIENLAEPKAYLCKMTTNRSLDLLKSARKKREVYTGPWLPEPIPTPTLDTMQSVVHKDLLSYAMLALLERLTPAERAVFVLREALCFEYVDIAEFVGKSEANCRKIFSRARGKMGIAEDEQLLALNSDKEWVNRFLFALEQGNMDTLLSLLSEDAVLLSDGGGKVLAALRPIISRDRVSRFLLGLRRKAAQSGVDSRIELMSLNGQTSFVTYTDGQIVTIGFLHIVNGAIRSIYLMRNPDKLAVVKQHCSCGEWRFS is encoded by the coding sequence ATGGAAGTGTTATATGAAAAGTATTACGGGCTGTTATTTCACCTTGCCTACCAGATGACCGGATCAGCTGCCGACGCGGAGGATATTGTTCAAGACGTGTTCGTAAGAGTTCATGGATTAAGTATCGAGAACTTGGCAGAACCGAAAGCTTACTTGTGCAAAATGACGACGAACCGCAGCTTAGATCTGTTGAAGTCAGCTCGTAAAAAACGAGAAGTGTATACGGGGCCATGGCTCCCCGAGCCGATTCCGACCCCCACTTTAGACACGATGCAGTCCGTCGTGCACAAGGACTTGTTGTCATATGCGATGCTCGCGCTGCTGGAGCGGCTAACTCCGGCCGAGCGCGCCGTATTTGTGCTGCGCGAAGCGCTTTGTTTTGAATATGTGGATATTGCGGAGTTCGTCGGCAAGAGCGAAGCGAATTGCCGTAAAATTTTTAGCCGTGCTAGAGGCAAAATGGGAATCGCTGAGGATGAGCAACTCCTCGCGCTAAATTCTGATAAGGAATGGGTGAACCGCTTCCTGTTCGCGCTTGAACAAGGCAACATGGATACACTGCTGTCGCTGCTATCCGAGGATGCTGTGCTGCTGTCCGACGGTGGCGGCAAAGTGTTGGCCGCACTGCGTCCGATTATTTCGCGCGACCGTGTATCGCGCTTCCTGCTGGGCTTGCGACGCAAAGCAGCTCAATCCGGAGTGGATTCTCGCATTGAGCTTATGTCGTTGAACGGCCAAACTTCGTTTGTGACCTATACGGACGGCCAAATCGTCACGATCGGATTTTTGCATATCGTGAATGGTGCGATTCGGAGCATTTATTTGATGAGAAATCCAGATAAGCTGGCGGTGGTTAAGCAGCACTGCTCCTGTGGAGAGTGGCGGTTTAGTTAA